AAGGATCAGTTTTTCGGTTGATAGAGTGCAGTCCTCTTTTGGCTtgctaaattatttaatacatttttcagGAAATCACTATTGAATGTTTATTGCTGCATCACTTTCATTCCCAATGCTTTTCCTCAAATTATGTTACCAAGTTGTGGTGTGAATTGTAATGTGTGCATTAGTTAtagcaaggttttaaattgtggttgcAGTCATAGGTGCAATCTTTGATGTCTTGGGAAATTGTGAATAAATACCACTGATGCAGCTGCAATTATAGTCAGGGTGACTCCGAAAACCTTGACTTTGCGGCCAAAAATGCAGTTGCATACCTGTTTTTAAAACCGTAAGTCCTAGTCTAGTTGTTCTGAAGTTCTGTCTCTTTCCAGGGTTTAGGTTAACATTAgtctgctgataaaaaaaaaaggttaacatTAGTCTGTGTCTGGGTTGTTGAAGGCAGTGCTTGATCCATATTGGTGTTGCGGACCTCAAATTGCCTTTCCTAGCTTGTCTCATGAGTACCAATAACTTATGAACAAAGATATACCAAGTATACACAAGTTAACTGGAACTAACCCAAAAATAGGACACAAATTATGCTTGGCTGAAATGttattcttttatcaaatttctgggaattagttttttattttcttatgtttaGTAAACATGTTGTCGCTTTTTTATGCTTGAAGGAATGTGGAAATGTCACCACTGCACATGGACCAAGCGATTTGACAGTCCTTGGACTGTGCCAAATTGGAATCTTAAGGGTTACCCTGACTTGATGACTGTCAAAACTATGATTCAACATGGACCATTTTTTGTTTGTGATACTAAAGGTCAGTAGATGCCAAGATTCTAGAACACACATTGGCAGTTCTGATCTGACCAGCATAGTTGAATAGTCTTTCAATGGGATGGATTCTCTATATTGATTTACAATATAATGTTAGCTCTGTATGAATAGCATAGAGGAATCTGTAATAGCCGTGTCTTTGAAACTCATTTTGAGCATTTATAATAATGTGATcctagtttttattttctgttagcTATTTGGTATTGAAATAGTTATATGTGCCATTTTGTAGATGATGAAGTTAATGGAGTTCAAAATGGTGATGCTTTTTGGTCTGTCCATCCAACAAATCTGGGGGGGAGAGACTTTGATGTACAAGCGGATCAGTCAGTTGTTCAGAATAGTCTATGCAGTGAAATCACCAATCAATGTATGAAAACTGTGGACGACAAGCTCCCTTCTGTTACAGAAATATCTCATTTACATAATTCATCTGACATACAAGCTACAGCTGTTACAAATTTTCCTGAAGAAACTAGTACAAAGGAAGCTCCTAACCTGATAGAAGAGATTGATCCACAACTGGAAGAATTTGATGTTGAGGCAGTATTAGCAAAACAAGAGACGCATGACTTGTTCTGTCCTAACTGCAGTTCTTGCATTACTAAAAGGGTTATcctcacaaaaagaaaaaggaacacTAAAAAATCAGGCAGCAAACCCAAGCGTGATAAGCCGGAGAATACTCATAATTTAGACAACGAAGCCAAGTGTGATGAGTTACAGACTAGAGGCAGCTCAGAGCTGCCAGATAGTTCTGCACAACCCGAAGCCAAGCAAGGTGTTCATGCAAATATAATGCCTGAACCTGGTATTCTTAGTCCAGAGCCATCTGCTGATAATAATCAACCTCACGAAGAACCAGAAGTTTTCAGATGTTTAGCATGCCTCAGCTTCTTTATTCCTAGTGGTAAGTGGGTTACCTTTTCTGTGATCAAAGCATTTCAAGGACATGCCAATcttcaaaaaaagaataaaacttCTGAAAAGGTAATAACAACAGGAGGGAATCTGAACTTCTTTAGGTTTAATGACTTAAAGATGTAATGTCAAGGAAGCTTTACTATGAACTTAGACGCATAAAAGTATGCCATTTAAAGAGATCTGATTATGAATTAAACATTCATATGTTTTCTGATATGCTTGAAGGTCATTGTCAAGTACCAACTCAACCTAAAGGTTACGCTATTAGGTGAAGgctaacaaattttttatatcactAAAAATTATGATAGTAACATTAGTGCAAACTAGAAGTTTTCTTTTGACATATCTTGATTTATCTGTGATGATTATATGCTTGTCATCTATGTGAACTTAATAATCTTGTCAATCTGGATAGGAAAATGTTTTGATAGGTTCCGTTTCGATGGTGCCAATAAGAGTGAAAGTGCACGAAATCTACCAAGTATACCTGCAAGCAATTTGCAGAATCCTTCAATTCCACAAGGCTCCAATGCAAATTGGCTCATATCTCTATTTCCTTGGAAGAAGGGTTCAAAAACTagtaagcaattttttttaatcattattattatattgatacTTATAAGAGAAGTCACTTTTACAATGATGCTTATTTGAAGATTGGCCCCACCAAGGGCTGTGCCGTGGGGCTTCCACCCTAACTATGCTACTGTTATAATTGTTTTAGAGTCTTAATTCATTTCATGTTTGAGGTTTGCAATAATAGTATTGTCAGTCATTTGTGAAGATATTTTTACAATGGAAAATGGATAAcattatatgtttatatatttatttaaatcttatatttGAGCTAACTGAAACCTGTTTCTGAAGCATTTCAAATTCTCTACACTCCTTGTGGTTTACTTCCCGGTTGAATCTTCTATTAATAGAGTTTCACATATTTTCCTTTCCAACATTTTCTTGAATAGTTGAGCCATATAAAATGTAAATTGAGAAATATAGTTGGAAACCATGCATTTAGTTTTCAGTGAATGCTCACTTCAGTTTGAAACTTTTTGTTATGAAATCTTTCTGTCTCCAGTTTGCCCATTTTCTTGATATAAATTACGTAGGTGATGCACCCCTTGAATATTCTGGAACTGGTTCTGCCGAGCAGCCTAACTCAACATTAACTTCTAATGATGAACCAAGCTCCACTGAAATCGGTCATTCAAAAGGTCCACTTGCTGATACATCTGATATTAAGAATGTAAAACCTACGTCAAATATTAATCATGGACATGGAGGGATGAATTCTCTGATGTCATCAACAGTAAGTCAATATAGATTGAATCATGAATAGAAAATGGTATCAAACTCCATACAGCGTCAAGAGATAGGCCATTGGCTGACCGAAAATGTCTTGACTCATTGTTTCAGAATGATTTGTCATCTATACAATCTGGTACAAAAGGTGCTGGTGATTTGATGAACGGAGTGCAGAGTGTTGTGCAGGATTCCATAGATTATGCTTCAGTGGACATAATAAGGACAGGTATGCTTGAGAACTAAAGATAATAATTCCTTGAgctttatttgatttaaatatgaGGTCCTTTCAAAACAGAATCTAGGAAAGTGTTAAACTTTCTCAATTGTGCATTATGAATATAGCAATAGAAAAATGCTATCCATCTGGAAATGCCTTCCTTATTAATAAAGAAGGCACACCATCATTGGCTCAATTATTTGAATGCTAGTTACTTTGAAATAATTCGTGATTAAAAAAGAACAAGCCAAgtcttgtataaaaaaaaaaggaataaggGATTTGTATATTGATTTAAGAGATATTACAAAGCCACTTCAATCTCTTACAAAAGCAGTACTTATACTGCAGAGATACACTTGTCATCTAACTAATGACAACTGTCAACTAACTACAGTTTATTAAGCTAACCTGAGTTATTCACAGCCCCCCCAAACTCAATGGGGCTGAGAAACCAAAGAAGCTCAGCAACATTGAGTTTTGGAACTCAAATAAGCAAACCGAGTAGGAGACAAGGGCTTAGTAAGTAAATCTGCCCATTGGTCTGTTCCAGGAATATGTTGAACTGCTAGCTGCTTAGTCAGAACTTTTTCCTGAACAAAAAATACATCCAACTCCATGTGTTTTGTTCTAGCATGCAGAACTGGATTATGTGCTAATTGAACAGCACTGGAATTATCACAGAGCACAAGCGGTGTGATATGAGGAACTGCAAGTTCCTGAAGAGTCTGAATCCATAGAATATCAGCTGTGACAGCAGCCAAACTTCTGTATTCTGCCTCTGTACTGGATCGAGAGACCACTTTCAGCTTTCTGGACCACCAAGATACCAAGTTTGGACCAACATACAGTGCTGCACCAGAAGTAGAATGCCTATCATCAGGGTCTGAAGCCCAGTCAGAATCACAAAAACCTCGAATGGGAAGAGATTGATGAGGTGAGGCAGGATATAGAACAAGTCCTGAGTGTAAAGCACCCTTGAGAtacctttgaatttttttacagCTGTCCAGTGGGATTCAAGAGGTGAAGACATGAACCGACAAACTTTATTGACAGCAATGTTGGAATTTTtaataaaccttataaaataccaaatgagtaccaaaacacattacgtcagattatcaagaggttttaaggaatacctggatccatagaGCTTGATCAACATGCAGCGAAATTTTACAGCggtcacgaacaattggtttaatgaccttcctcaaccaaatcacctccttccttatgggacctttattttttctttagggGGAGAGGAGAAACTGTTTCTTGATTTGGTGTCTTGGGGACCATAACCATATCTTAGATTTTAACCTATTAGGATTCTCATTATCCTCTAATGGGCCAAACTGGTTTCCGTTCATTAAGTCcatatcaattttttgttgTCAGTCTAATGGACTCATTGAAttagatcactttatattgaatccatctaaatgtaaataactgatataaataataatataatatgtagctcatattaattaattaggaattataaaattcctaacaagcAAAACTTAACTCTGGATGAGTGATAGTCACATATTGAAGTGCTCCAGCAACAGATCTGTAGAAGGAAGCATCTTGCAACAGATCAGAACCATGCTTTGACAGCTTTCAACTAGAAGTCATAGGTGATGAAATTGGTTTTGCCTCCAACATATTTGTTCTAGTTAACAGATCCATGATATACTTTGATTGTGTCGTTAAAAGGGCTCCACTGGACAAAGAATGCACCTGAATGCCCAAAAAATAATCCAAAGAACCTATCTGTTTGAGAGAGAAAGTGGCATTGAGTTGCTGAATCAATTTCTCAACTAAAGAAGATGAATTGCCTGTGACAATtatatcatccacatagactaagctgtaaataattgttgatgAAGTCTTATAAATGAACAAAGATGGATCACACTTGCTGTCAATAAAACCAAACTGCAGTAAAGTGGATTTAAGCCTCTCAAACCAAGCTCTAggagcttgttttaaaccataaatGGCTTCATGTAACTTACACACAAGAGACTTATCAGATGTCTCAAAACCTGGAGGTTGAATCCTATAAACTTCCTCTTCTAAAAAACCATTAAGGAAGGCATTATTCACATCTAATTGTTGTAAGGACCACTTATGAGTAATAGCAAAAGTAAGAATCTCCCTGATTGTTACTGGTTTCATCACAGGAGAGAAGGtttcatgaaaatcaaatccaaactTCTGATTAAACCCCTTTGCCACCAGTCTAGCTTTGTACTTGTTTACACTACCATCACTGTTTTCTTTAACTCTGAAAATAAATCTTGCAGGTTTTCTTGTGTAATACTAATCAGAGTTTTTACTATGGTGCAGGTGGTGATGTGATACTTGATGTTCCGGCTGAAGATGCTATTATAACAGAACCACGAACTCTAGTACAAAATGGTGAACAACCAAGAGATGAAGTTGGTGAACCCCAAGGATGGGAAATACTTAAAAGCATTGTCTATGGTGGTTTAATTGAGTCAATTACAAGCCTAGGAATTGTGTCATCTGCAGTTAGTTCGGGTGCTACCCCATGTGagtttctctctcttcctttaggGGGTTGTGGAATGCCCTTTTCAAGAGTGAAGATCAATTAATTGGATAATACATGTATAATTAGGGGTAAAAATAGATCTGGTTAATCTTTTACCTCAAATAAGCTTGACCTATTTCCTAAACCTAAGACCTTAATTTACATGGCATTAGCCTTTTTCAAGGCTTGACCTGGCCTTTTAAAAGTCTATTCTGGATAAAAAGCCTATTTAGTAGTGAGGCCTTTTAGGTAAGCCACATTTAAATAAgctaacaaaaatttcaaaatattatagaAGAATTTAATGCAATTATAACAAGAATAATGTCAACATTATTATAGCATTTATATATACTTAAATAGGTTGATTTCTTAATATTAAAAGACTTTTTAGATAGCCTAAAGCCTAGCCTTTTAGCTAAATAGGCTTATAAAAAATCTTTGGCCTATCTTAGTAAATGGACCTGGTTAAGCAATAGGCCCTTGACATAATTGAAGTATAAAGTTATTACATGTATATCATATAAAATGTCAAGTGCCTTGTGGTAGATGAAAAGAGAttcatgttttatgtttaaacAAATTACATGGTTACAACTTGCATTCTGCTTATGGTACTTGAAGCACATTTTATAACTTTAAGCATACATCAAGTTTTTTCACCCAATTGGTGtaactttgatattttttttaacaaatttgatgTAACTTGAAGTTTATTTTCCAGAGTGGTGTAATTTGATGtagaaggtttttttttttaaaaaaagttcgtTGTGAATGCCAGATAGGAAAATACAActtatacttaattttttattattacttataTGTGATTGAATGCATGAGGCACGGCTCAGTGACTTTATTACATGAAGAAGACATCGGTGTGGACCTTGACTTGTACTAAAGTTTTGAATTGTGGATTCATCCAATAATAATTCATGGAATGGAGCTAGAGCTCTTGCAATTTATTGAATGGAGCCATGACATAGACTTTTTCTATTCACAAAGATTTTGTGGCTATAGGTCATGACTTTAGTGCAAAGTGTTGCTCCTCATCTATGACCTCTATCATATTTCACACATATGATATGACTTCATATGTTTGGTGTCCACAACTTTGCtaaaaaatatctaaagatAAAAGGGTCATGGATAATACCATCAACTTTATATGCTtattaatcaaattcaaatctgtATCCTTAAGAGTGCGTTTGGATAaagaattttaactgaggaaagtaatttatcagagaatttgaatttctgtaatttagaattcattgtttggatgctttttatgaagaatttaaaattttggaattttgaaacagaattttaaacaactaaaaatctggaatttcaatttccttctaaaagttgagaaattgaaattctcttcttaccgtcttcttcaagaaacaccgaCCGTCTGAACTCCTAAAATATCGATCGGGTGTGAGCATAgaggaacacgtataactaACACAGCAAtaaatcttctctttttttttcattctcataattttaatttttttatccaaacacaaaattttgaaaataaaagaatttcaattgaaatatttgaaattcttagaatttaaaatttctcagaattttcaatttctccatccaaacacactaattttactttaatttataaCTGCCTACTGTCTTTTGGTTTTATGAGAAAGTTCGCTGAATTGCTAGGATTAGTATCTATACTTTTGAGGGGTTATTTcaaatttgcaattttttattttatatcttagaagatgaaaattTGGTTGATGACAAATTAATTTTCTGATCTTGTGTTATTCTAGTGAATATTATAGCATTGGGATTTGCAAATATCATCGGTGGACTTTTCATCCTTGGTGATAATGTGAGTGGCCTTCCATGTGCTCCgcaatttcataattataaattgtatcaTCATATCTCTGGCATTCTCTTATCACATATTTTTCACGCACGAACAAATTATAGTTGAAATATCATGTTGAGATAGTCTTATTGAGAATGGAAGTAGGAATATCTAGTATAACATGGTAGGCTAAAATTAAATCATAGCTTCTCTGGTAACCTGTCTTTGAACATCTTACTGTATGTGTATACTCTCTTTAATCCTAATAATACTATTTTATGATAAGATTAGTTATTGGTAAGGATGACCAATTTTTTATGTTCTAATTCTACATCATCATGTGTAGGACATTTTTGAACATAATGCATGAATGAATGATCTGATAGCTGAGATCGCGTGTTTTGAATATGATTATCATGTTGTTCAATGTTCAATAACAACAGAAGTAGAGAAATGTTATTTCACTATTAACCTTGATTACTCCATGCAATTTCAAAACTTGGTGTCATGTCCTTGATGCTATGCAGTTCCATTTCCAAATGATGTATTTATCTCTGTTTAAAACTTGTTCAAGCATGCCACCTAAGACAACTCAGTTGATGGAGCTATTTGGCATGCATCATGTGTGTGTTCAAATCCCGAAATGCACTGTGGACTCATTTCAGTCAAGCCTTTTCCTCTTAATCTAATCCAACTCAAAAACTTAATCAAAGCTCTTCATTTTTTCCCTTTCCCAGCTTATTGACTTGAAAAAAGATAACTCTGGAGGGGATCAAACACAAACGAATGTGCAAGATCGGTATCAAGAATCACTAGGGCGCAGAGAGAACTTCTTGCTTCATGTTGTTGTAGCTGTTTTATCATTCCTGATATTTGGTGCTTTCCCTCTTGTTATCTATGGCCTCTTGATCAATAAGAATTACTACACCGAAGTTAAGCTCGCCACAGTAGCAGCTACATCTATTGTATGCATCATTCTACTTGCTATTGGGAAAGTTTACACCAGCAAAGCACCCAAATCCTATATTAAAACTGTGTTATACTATGTTACATTGGCAATTTCGGCCTCGGGAGTCTCATACATAGCAGGCAACCTAATCAAGGACTTCCTAGAGAAACTTAACCAGCCAGAATCAGGTTTTGCTATTACCATGCCCATATCAGACACAAGTGTGGGGTCAGCATGGATGTCTTACTGAAGCAGTAGGGAGTAGGAATTTTGGAAGGAGTTTGAGCTTCTTATGCTGAGCTTCAAAGTTAGTACCTAGAGGAACTTGGttagaataaatatatttgtaggAAGACATGAAGGTTCAAGCaaccttttattttatgttttgttttccttgccaagaaACTCTTGGAGTTTTATAACTCAAAATGGAATTTAGGAAAAGAAATTTCAATAAAGGCTTTGCATCTTTGTTCCAATATGTGATTTTGTGAACAGTTTTTTGCTGTGCTGCTTGTCCAATAGCATTACATCTGTGTGGCAATGACTAAGATACTGATACACTTAATGGGAAAGGTGTGATACACAACTTAAAGTCTAGGTGAAAAATATATGATGATTTTCAATGCAACAAGAGATACTCATTcttaaacacaaatatttaagaGGTTAATTAATCCGTCCATGCTGCTTTTGTAAGTATCAAGATAGTATGACTTAACGTTCAATgagaaatcataaataaataaaggagtaaACTCCCATATAAGTCCTTAAAATTGTATATGTTGTTTTAGTCTtggacatttttaaaaattcttatcTAGTCCCTAGATGGGTAAAAATTCGTTCACTTTAGTCATTAACGTCATTGAAAAATGAAGTGAGAAAAATTTAATGTCAATGACATTTTGTGTAGAAAATAAATGAGAACTTAGAAAAGTGAGATATTGAAGCAATTGACGCATAAAATTTTAAGGATTAATCTATGGGTTTacctagaaaaaagaaaaaggatcaATCTATGGGATTATTCATCACTAGCGATGATGATACCTTTAGTCGCATAATTTATTTATGCTTATTTTCGgaacaaaatcatattataaCTTTTGGATTGAATCATGAAGGGAAGTGAacgacaaaatataaaatattattatagtgACGTTTTTAAAATCACTGAAGTTTGGTACAAGAGCTTTTGTTTCTTGGATAAGACGCTTGTAGGGTAAATTTACTCTTCTATAAATAAGGATACATGTATCTTTAAATTTCAATAGGTTAAGATCGtcgcatattttaaattaaactaaaggTAAATACACGGCTTTTTTACGTGATAgggataaattttgaaaataattactgaatgaataaattctaaataaattaCGGTATATAGATGAGtcgtgttttaaaatataacttttttattttaattaatagaatCGTGTTTTAGAAaccatcttttaaattttttggttttttttttcattactgAAGTCCTGTTTGAGCCaatgacttttaatttttttaaaaaactattttatgttAAAGTCGTGCTtacttaaacgacttttgtataattttttaaaaaagttgtatTTCTTAAGTTTTATACTTTTATGTATTAGTGTTTCATCCACTTCTATCTTAGgagtaaattaacaaattataactacaaattttcttaaaatacattAGTTATAATTTGTTAAGTTACTCCTAAAAAAACCATTTCCTATCTTGTAATTAACAAGATATTTGTACGGTATATGACAAGTTAGAACATAGTTTCCACTCAGGTGTTAAAAGATAAGCATGTAAAAATATGCCATCATAAGAAATATTCTGAACATAGACGACACATTTCCCTTCAAGAAATCCTCCTTTGAAAAGGTAAGAAGGGGATTTTGAGTAGACTTCTTTTAACTAAAGTGAAATGGGGGTTTCTCCCTCCCAACAAGATCTTGTGTCTCCACTCCCTAATGGATTCTTGAATTCCTCAACCGTTGAGTTCATTGATTCAAAGCATTTCACTGTAAAACTTGTTCAAAATGTCCTACTAGGAGGAAAAGAGAGCTTGTCGCAAGAACAAAAACTGATTATAATTAGTTTGGGTTAATCACGCGATTAAATTGGTTcacattaaaaaagataaattcccAAACCAAATCAACTATAATTGATTTAGTTTAGATTTGAAATAAAtggactaattaattaaattcatctcaatttgatttgatttaaattatcaCATTCATTGAGTAAATCCAGTCTAATCAGTACTCATTATATCAATcaatatgtattaaaaaaaacatattaacagCAACAAATGCATGTTTgctattaattacattttaaaaacattttttttcttttaaagaatattttaattatttttttagaatacacAAAAATAAGATAAACTAAATACACATGTAACAAATATATTGCTTTCTCAAGTATGCACTACACAAATAAACTTAAATCTcgaattaaaactaaataatacACTTCAATTATATCAAGAATGGTTTCCATAgtcagcaattttttttaatcaagaatGGTTTCCCAATCGCTGatagcaaattcattttatttagaaCAATGTCCTTTTCTATTTGGCCTGGCAACTAACTTGGATAAAAACGATAGCAAAAGTtaagataaaaggaacaaaaaaaattggattcaTTGAAGTACCATCAGAAACCAGTGTTTAACAGCTACAACACCACCGATTGCTTTTCCATTTACCCCACAGATTTGGCACTATGGTTATAACAATCCATGCGATGTCAAA
The genomic region above belongs to Glycine max cultivar Williams 82 chromosome 14, Glycine_max_v4.0, whole genome shotgun sequence and contains:
- the LOC100800852 gene encoding membrane protein of ER body-like protein isoform X2, with product MEQEGHQWIVHPHDEEEGEEIMEDGALIRKQTVSHNKGNLIMEEVTFTSSSSSSSSSSNGSEHSNGICSVAPPDGSPVQKEEEVAERGDVGENCNHVNGDIVDYAAAGLAQVAEFAGAETNGEAITGVVVSQNKNSVYFDEQQDDEVNGVQNGDAFWSVHPTNLGGRDFDVQADQSVVQNSLCSEITNQCMKTVDDKLPSVTEISHLHNSSDIQATAVTNFPEETSTKEAPNLIEEIDPQLEEFDVEAVLAKQETHDLFCPNCSSCITKRVILTKRKRNTKKSGSKPKRDKPENTHNLDNEAKCDELQTRGSSELPDSSAQPEAKQGVHANIMPEPGILSPEPSADNNQPHEEPEVFRCLACLSFFIPSGKCFDRFRFDGANKSESARNLPSIPASNLQNPSIPQGSNANWLISLFPWKKGSKTSDAPLEYSGTGSAEQPNSTLTSNDEPSSTEIGHSKGPLADTSDIKNVKPTSNINHGHGGMNSLMSSTNDLSSIQSGTKGAGDLMNGVQSVVQDSIDYASVDIIRTGGDVILDVPAEDAIITEPRTLVQNGEQPRDEVGEPQGWEILKSIVYGGLIESITSLGIVSSAVSSGATPLNIIALGFANIIGGLFILGDNLIDLKKDNSGGDQTQTNVQDRYQESLGRRENFLLHVVVAVLSFLIFGAFPLVIYGLLINKNYYTEVKLATVAATSIVCIILLAIGKVYTSKAPKSYIKTVLYYVTLAISASGVSYIAGNLIKDFLEKLNQPESGFAITMPISDTSVGSAWMSY
- the LOC100800852 gene encoding uncharacterized protein isoform X3; the encoded protein is MEQEGHQWIVHPHDEEEGEEIMEDGALIRKQTVSHNKGNLIMEEVTFTSSSSSSSSSSNGSEHSNGICSVAPPDGSPVQKEEEVAERGDVGENCNHVNGDIVDYAAAGLAQVAEFAGAETNGEAITGVVVSQNKNSVYFDEQQGMWKCHHCTWTKRFDSPWTVPNWNLKGYPDLMTVKTMIQHGPFFVCDTKDDEVNGVQNGDAFWSVHPTNLGGRDFDVQADQSVVQNSLCSEITNQCMKTVDDKLPSVTEISHLHNSSDIQATAVTNFPEETSTKEAPNLIEEIDPQLEEFDVEAVLAKQETHDLFCPNCSSCITKRVILTKRKRNTKKSGSKPKRDKPENTHNLDNEAKCDELQTRGSSELPDSSAQPEAKQGVHANIMPEPGILSPEPSADNNQPHEEPEVFRCLACLSFFIPSGKCFDRFRFDGANKSESARNLPSIPASNLQNPSIPQGSNANWLISLFPWKKGSKTSDAPLEYSGTGSAEQPNSTLTSNDEPSSTEIGHSKGPLADTSDIKNVKPTSNINHGHGGMNSLMSSTNDLSSIQSGTKGAGDLMNGVQSVVQDSIDYASVDIIRTGGDVILDVPAEDAIITEPRTLVQNGEQPRDEVGEPQGWEILKSIVYGGLIESITSLGIVSSAVSSGATPSY
- the LOC100800852 gene encoding membrane protein of ER body-like protein isoform X1, whose translation is MEQEGHQWIVHPHDEEEGEEIMEDGALIRKQTVSHNKGNLIMEEVTFTSSSSSSSSSSNGSEHSNGICSVAPPDGSPVQKEEEVAERGDVGENCNHVNGDIVDYAAAGLAQVAEFAGAETNGEAITGVVVSQNKNSVYFDEQQGMWKCHHCTWTKRFDSPWTVPNWNLKGYPDLMTVKTMIQHGPFFVCDTKDDEVNGVQNGDAFWSVHPTNLGGRDFDVQADQSVVQNSLCSEITNQCMKTVDDKLPSVTEISHLHNSSDIQATAVTNFPEETSTKEAPNLIEEIDPQLEEFDVEAVLAKQETHDLFCPNCSSCITKRVILTKRKRNTKKSGSKPKRDKPENTHNLDNEAKCDELQTRGSSELPDSSAQPEAKQGVHANIMPEPGILSPEPSADNNQPHEEPEVFRCLACLSFFIPSGKCFDRFRFDGANKSESARNLPSIPASNLQNPSIPQGSNANWLISLFPWKKGSKTSDAPLEYSGTGSAEQPNSTLTSNDEPSSTEIGHSKGPLADTSDIKNVKPTSNINHGHGGMNSLMSSTNDLSSIQSGTKGAGDLMNGVQSVVQDSIDYASVDIIRTGGDVILDVPAEDAIITEPRTLVQNGEQPRDEVGEPQGWEILKSIVYGGLIESITSLGIVSSAVSSGATPLNIIALGFANIIGGLFILGDNLIDLKKDNSGGDQTQTNVQDRYQESLGRRENFLLHVVVAVLSFLIFGAFPLVIYGLLINKNYYTEVKLATVAATSIVCIILLAIGKVYTSKAPKSYIKTVLYYVTLAISASGVSYIAGNLIKDFLEKLNQPESGFAITMPISDTSVGSAWMSY